The genomic DNA GCCTCCCGGTCGGTGTCGAAGCCGACCACATCGATCCCCGCGCCGATCAGGCGGCGCGTCATGCGGCCGCCCATGTTGCCGAGCCCGATGAAGCCGATCCGGTTCCCGTTCATGCTGCGTCCTCCGCGCGGCGTCCGGCTCAGTGGCCGGTGCCGAAATCGACGTCCTTGGTCTCCGGCCCGATGAGCGCGCCCACGGTGCCGATCAGGCCGCCGACGATGAGCAGGGCCACGGGCGTCAGCGCGAGCGGCATCAGCGCGCTCAGCCAGTCCATGTAGAAGGCGTAGAAGGACGGGATCACCACCGAGAGGCTGAAGCCGATGCCGAAGCCGGTGGCGCGGACATCCGTGGCGAAGCGCTCGTTGATGTAGGTGACGATGACGCCCCAGGGCGAGGTCACGATCACCGCCAGGAGGCTGACCAGCAGCACGCGGGTGCCGAACGCCATCTCGGGCGTGACGGTCAGCGTGTAGAGGATGTACGCGCCCACCGTCGCGATCAGCGGGCCGACGATCACGAAGAACCGCCGGCGGCCGATGACCTGCCCGAGCAGGCCGGAGCCGATGTAGCTGAAGAACAGGATCGTGTAGCAGATCATCAGCGTCGCGGTCAGCGCGAAGCCGTTGAGGTGCAGGGTCTTCACCAGCAGACCGGTCGGCAGGTAGATCGTGATGATGTTCTGCGTCGTCCAGAAGCCGGTCATCAGCAGCAGAACCTGCAGGAGGTCGCGCCCGCCCTTCCCGGAGAACAGACCCGCCATGGGCGATGCCTCGGCCTGTTCGGCCCCGGCAGCGGCCTCCTTCTTCCAGACCTCCGATTCCGAGACCTTGTGGACGTAGTAGAGGGCGAGCAGGCCGGCCAGCGCCGCGCCGACGATGAAGGGGATGCGCCAGCCCCAGACCGTGTAGGGCGACCCAGGCCCGTCGAGCGGGAACAGGTAGAACATCAGCATCGTGATGAGGTTGATGCTGACGTAGGCGGCCGGGAAGCCCGCGATGATCAGGCCGCCGACGAAGCCGCGCTTGTCCTTCTTGGAATACTCGATGGCGAGCGGCATCGCCCCGGTGTAGCCGCCCCCGAGGAAGATCCCGTCGAGGAAGCGCAGCAGCACCAGCAGGATGTACGAGGCGAGGCCGAGCGTCTCGTAGCCCGGCAGCAGGCCGATCAGCAGCGTGATCACCCCGAAGCCCGCCACCGAGTAGATCGAGGCGGCCCGGCGGCCGACCTTGTCGGCGATCAGGCCGAAGATGAGCGCGCCGATCGGGCGGCCGAGCAGGGTAGTGATGAAGACCAGCGAGGCCAGCACCGTCTCCATCTGGGGAGACAGGTTCTTCGGCTGGAACATGAACATCACCGGCGCCAGCGCGACCACCGGCAGGTAGATGTCGAACATGTCGATGTATTCGGAGAAGAACGCGCCGCGGATGGCGCTCTTCCGCTTCTCCTCGATCGACTGGGACGCGGCCGGGCGCGCACCCGCCGTATCCGTTGCCAAGGCTGCCGACGTGACCGACATGGCGTCTCCCTCCCTGTTCGTCTGCCGCGCGAGTTTTCTGACTGCGTCGGACCTGGGCGCGGGTGCGGGCTCAGCGCCCGCTGGCGTGCTCTCTGTCCCAATCGGCGATCGCCGCGGAGGCGGTCCGGAAGGCAGCCAGGGCCGCCGGGGCGCCGCAATAGACGAGCGCCTGCATCAGCACCGCCTGGATCTCGTCCTTCGTGACGCCGTTGTTGAGGGCGCCTTTGACGTGGACGCCGAGCTCGTGGTGCTGGTTCATCGCGGTCAGCATCGCGATGTTGAGCATGCTGCGGGTCTTGAACGGCAGCGTCTCATCGCCCCAGACCGCGCCCCAGCAATACTCCGTCACGAGCCGCTGGACCGGACGGTTGAACGCGTCGGCATTGGCCCAGGACTTCTCGACATGGGCGGCGCCGAGGACGGTCTTGCGGTTCTCGAAACCCTGGCCGAACAGCTCGCTCTCGTCGGACATCTGGTTCTCCTGGTCGGGGCCGACGCGCGCGGGCGCCGGCCGCATCGCGCGGGACGGATCAGTCGAGGCCGAAGCCGATCATCGCCTTGGTCTCGAGGTATTCCTGGAGACCGGCCTCGCCCCATTCCCGGCCGTTGCCGGACTGGCGGTAGCCGCCGAAGGGCGCGTGGACGTCCGGGGGCGGGTAGTTGATGTGGACCTGCCCGCCGATGAGCCGCCGCGCCACGGCGCGCGCCCGGTCGCGGTCCCGTCCCTGCACGTAGGCGGCGAGCCCGTAGCGCGAGCCGTTGGCGATCGCGATCGCGTCGTCCTCGCTGTCGTAGGCGAGGATCGACAGGACCGGGCCGAAGATCTCCTCCCGCGCGATGGTCATGTCGGGGGTCACGTCGGCGAAGATTGTCGGGCGGACGTAGAAGCCGCGGTCGAGGTGGTCCGGCCGCTCCGGGCCGCCGGCGACGAGCCGCGCGCCCTCCGCGATGCCGGTGCGGATCAGCCCGACGACGCGCTCGTACTGGGTGCGGTTGACCACCGGGCCGAGATCCGTCTCGGGGTCCGCGGTCGGGCCGAGCCGGAAGACCGCCGCCGCCTCGGCCGCGATGGCGGCCGCCTCGTCCATCCGGGCCCGGGGCACGAGCATCCGCGTCGGGATCGAGCAGGACTGGCCCGAATTCGTGCAGCAGGCCGCGACGCCGCGCCGGACCGCCTGATCGAAGTCGACGTCCTCCAGCAGGATGTTGGCGGACTTGCCGCCGAGTTCCTGCGCGACGCGCTTGATGGTCGGGGCCGCCGCTCGGGCGATCTCGATCCCGGCGCGGGTCGACCCGGTGAACGAGACCATGTCGATCCCCGGATGCGCGGCGATCGCGGCGCCGACGCCGGGGCCGTCCCCGTTCACGAGGTTGAACACGCCCGGCGGCACGCCCGCGTCGTGCAGGACCTGCGCGAACAGCATCGCGCTGACCGCCGAGTACTCGCTGGGCTTGAGCACCATCGTGCAGCCGGCCGCGAGCGCCGGGGCGATCTTCACGACGATCTGGTTGATCGGCCAGTTCCAGGGGGTGATCAGGCCGCAGACGCCGATCGGCTCGCGCCGGATCCGGGTGGTGCCGCGATCCTCCTCGAACGCGAAGCGCTCCATCACCGCGATGAGCGCGTTGAGGTGCGCCGGGCCCCGCGCCGCCTGCCCCTTGCGCGCGAAGCCGATGGGCGAGCCCATCTCCTGCCGGATCGTCTCCGCGAAGATCTCGAACCGCTCCTCGAAGAGCGCGAGGATCCGGCGGAGGAGCGCGACGCGTTCGGCGGGCGCCGTCTCCGAGAAGGCCGGGAAGGCGGCGCGGGCCGCGCGCACGGCCCGGTCGACATCCGCGGCATCGCCGAGCGCGAGGGTGCCGAACGCCGTCTCTGTGGCGGGATCGATCAGCGGGAACGGCTGAGCCGAAACCGGCTCGACCCAGGCGCCGTCGATGTAGAAGCGGCTCAGGTCCGTAAGCGCCATGGTCTCAGGCTCCCTCGGCCAGCAGGCGGTACATCTCGGTGTGGTCGGCCGCGGGCCCGACCTCGCCGGCGATGGCGTGCCAGGTCTCGATGCAGTGCCGGCCGAAGCCGAGCGGGTAGTCGACCGAGTCAGCCAAAGCCCCAGCGATGCCGAGATCCTTGTCCATCAGCTTCAGCGAGAAGCCCGAGGCGAAGCTGCCGCTGAGCATGAACTGCTTGACCTTGTTCTCGGAGGTGTTGCTGCGCCCGGACGAGGCGTTGAGCACGTCGGTCATGGCCTCCGGCGCGATGCCGAAGCGCTGCGCCACGTGGAGCGCCTCGACGGTGGCGAGCAGGCCCGCGGCGGAGACGAAGTTGTTCAGCGCCTTGGCGGCGTGGCCCGATCCCGCTTGGCCGATATGCAGGACGGATGAGCCCATCGCCTCCAGCACCGGCCGCCAGCGGGCGAGGAGATCCGCCTCGCCGCCGACGAGGATCGCGAGCGTGCCGTCCACGGCCCGCCGCACGCCGCCCGAGACCGGCGCGTCGAGATAGCCGAGCCCCTTCCCGGCGAGCGTCTCGCCGAGGGCGCGGGAGCGCACCGGCTCCGACGAGCTCATGTCGATCACGGTGGCGCCGGCCGGGAGCGCGTCGGCCCAGCCCTCGTCGAGCAGCACCGCCTCGACGATGGCCGAGTTCGGCAGCATCGTGATCAGCAGGTCGAGTTCGGACGCGTTCTCCCGCGTGAGCGTCGCCGCGCCGAGATCCCGGGCGAGCGCGTCGGTCCGGCCGGCATCCGCGTCCAGCAGGCGGAGCGCGTGCCCCGCTCGGGCCAGGCACCGGCTCATGGGATCGCCCATCATGCCGAGGCCGATGACGCCGATGGTTCTCTGTTCCATGCCGTGAATATCCCTCTGGGCGACGGCCGGACTGGCCCGGCGCCGCGTGTCCCCGTCAGCGCAGGGCGGAGAAGTCCGTGGGGGCGAGGAAGGTGTTCTCGATCCGGGCGACGATCGGCCGGTCCTTCTCGGTCTCGGCGCGGGCGGCGATCCAGTCCGGATCGGCCTGGAAGGCGTTCCAGCGCGCCTCGCGCTGGGCCATGTCCTCCCACTTGAGCAGGTAGGTGAGCGCGTGGTTGTCGGGACCGACGAGCGTAGTCCAGAAGCCGACCTGCTCGATGCCGTATTTCTGGAAGAAGCCGAGCGTGGTGGAGCGGAACCGCTCCAGCAGGGCCGGCAATCGGGTCGGGGCGCAGTAGTAAACGCGCATCTCGACGATCATGGAATCCTCCGGTCAGTAGGTCGGTGAAGCGGTCGGAGGCAGGTCGACGCGCGCGATCCAGCCGGCGACATCCGCGGACGCCGGCGGGTAGATCGCGAGAACCTGCGGATCGTGGCCCGGGACGATGTGATCCTCGGACTCGGCCAGATGCCGGACCGTCCGGTAGCCCTCGAACATGTCGCCGACATTGTAGACGATGGGATAGGCGAGCCGGCGACCGATATTGGCGTAGAAGTGCGCGGCGTCGGAGGCCAGTACGACCCAGCCGCGCGCGGTCCGGACTCGGACGATCTGCAGGCCGTCCGAATGGCCGCCGACCCGGTGGAGGGTGATCCCCGGATACAGCGTGTCGGTCGTCTCGCGGAAGCGGACGCGGTCCTCGAACAGGCGGTCCACCATCGCCTTCACGTCCTCGGCGGCGAAGGGGTGGCGGACCTCCGGATGGCACATGCACCGGCCGGTGCAGAACGCCATCTCGCGTTCCTGGACGTGGAAGCGGGCCGTCGGGAACAGGTCGTGGTTGCCGGCGTGGTCGTAATGCAGGTGGGTCAGGACGACGTCCTCAACCCGCAGCGGGTCGACACCGATCCGCGCCAGGCCCTCCTCGACCGGCCGCACGATGCTGCGGCCCCGCTTCGTCGCCATCGCGCGGTCGAAGCCGGTATCGACGACGATCGTCCTGCCACCGCCGACGACGACCCAGACGAAGTAATCGATCGGCATCGGGCCGTCGTGGATGTCCCCGCCGATGAAGTTCTCGCGGGCCATACGGTGATGATGCGCGTACTTGATCGCGTAGATCTCGTAGATCTCTGCGTCCATGCGGGCGTTTCCTTCGGGCGGCCGGTTGACCCGGCTCATCCTCGCGGATGCCTCTCATCCGCGGGCCGAATGGAGCACATCGTCCGACAATCTGTCAATCTGGCAAAATCTGGTCCGCATCCGCCGATCAGGCCGGCGCCCTCGGGCGACGCATCGCGAAGCCGAACACCCACAGGGACAGGCCGAGATTGATCGCCGCCACGGCCAGCATCACCTCCAGCAGGGGCAGCAGGCCGAGCCGTTCGGCGACGTAGCCGCAGGCCAGGGGCGTGATCGCCTGGCCGAGGAGCGGGAGGCGGGCGAGCCGGCCCATCGCCGCCGCGTACTGGCCCTGTCCGTAGAGCGCCAGCGGCAGCGTGCCCCGCACGACGGTGCGCATGCCGTTGCCGGCGCCGTAGAGCACCATCGCGAGCCACGCCAGGGACGGGATCGTCGCTAGCAGCAGGAGCCCCAGCCCGACGCTGGCGCTCGACAGGAGCAGGGACCAGGCCGGGTGGGCGCGGCGGCCGAGGGCCAGTTCGACGACGCGCACGCCGACCTGGGCGGGACCGATCAGGCCGGTCAGGGCCACCGCGGCGGTCGCGCCGACGCCCAGCGTCTGCAGCAGGTTGAGCAGTTGCACCGAAGTGGCGGTCATGATCATCGCCGCCATCGTGAAGGTCACGGCGAGCAGGCGCTCCGCCGGCAGGCGCGCCGCTTCGGTCGAGCCGGTCGGCTCGTAGGGCCGGGGCGCCGCGGCGGGCTCGACCGCGCCCCGGCTCCGGGCCGGCAGCGCCCAGGCGAAGAGTGGGACCACGAGGGCGACAGACAGGATCGCGTAGGTGAGGCAGGCCCCGCGCCAGCCGACATGATCGACCAGGAACCGCGTGGCGGGCCAGCAGAGCGAGACCGCGAAGCCCGACGAGATCGCGATCTGGGTCATCGCCCCGCGCGCGGCGGCGCCGTAGGCTTGGCCGATCGCCGCGAAGAGCGGGTCGTAGAGCGCGGCCGACATGCCGAGGCCGGCGACCATCCAGGCGAGCAGGAAGACCGGGAGGGACTGCGCGACCGCCATCAGCACGAGGCCCGCCGCGATGATCGTGGCGCCGGCTACGAGGACCGGCCGCCCGCCGTGACGCCGGATCATGCGGCCGACGAACGGCGCGGGCAGGCCCGACACGAAGATCGCGAGCGAGAGCGCGCCCACCACCATCGCCTGCGGCCAGCCGGTCTCGGCGACGATCGGGTCCGAGACGACGGCGGTGAGGAAGAACGTGCCGCCCCACAGGACGATCTGCGTGACGCCGAGGGCGACGTTGCCGGCGATGGTCGGACGCGGTAGCGTATCGGGCGGCTCTGAGCCGCGCGCGGTTGGGGCGCCGGGCACGATGATGATGTCTCCCAGTGGTCGTCTTCGAGGCTGCAGGGCCTCGAGCCTCACTAGCGCGCTACCGGGCCGATCAGCCCCGCAATCCTCGATCTGCAGCCGTGCGCGGGGTTCGGAGGTGACGGCGGGGTCGACGGCGACCGGCCTCAGGGCCGCGACGGATCCTCCGGCAGGAACCGCGCCACCGCGTCGTGGATCGTCGCGGCGATCTCCGCTTCCCGACGCTCGAACTCGTCGAGCAGGCCGGACACGGCGACCGCCAGCGGGCGGCCCTTGCTGTCGATGCGCCGGGGCAGCGGGACCGCGATCGAGCCGGCGCCCGGCGTGACGAGCCCGCGGGAGAGGAAGTGCCCGTCCCGCCGCAGCCGCGCCAGGTTGGTCAGGACGGCCGCGACCGCGATCGGCGGCTGCTCGGCCGGCGCCTCCGCGTTCGTGCGGCGGACCAGCGGACCGATCTCGGCCTCCGGGCTGTCGGCGAGGAGCGCGGTGCCAGTCGCCGACCAGACGACGAGGCGGCGCGTCCCGGGCGGAACGTGGAAGCGCATGGCGGTGCGCGCCTGCAGGACGTGGACGTACTGCGAGAAGATCGCGTTGCGCGCGGCGAGGATCACCGTCCCGCCCGTGCGCTCCGACAGGTGCTCGAGCATGCGCACGAGGCTGCCGTCGCGCACCGGTCCCTTGTCGAGCCACGCGCCGAGGAGCGCCACCCGGGGCGACGGCAGGAAGCTGCGGCTCGCCGGGTCGTAGTCGAGATAGCCGAGCCGGACGAGGCTCTTCAGGAGCACCGAAGTCGAGGATTGCGGGACGCTCAGCCGCTCGGCGATCTCGGAGACCCTGGCTTCCCGCTGGATCTCGTCGAACAGCTCCAGGATCTGGAGCACCCGTCCGGCGGACTTCACCAGGGCCACATCCGAACCGGCGGGATCGGCCCCCACCGTCAGGTCCGTGGACGCGCCCCCCCGAGCGCCGATGCGCTCACCCATGCCGCGACGCGCGAAACGGCGGCCCCGGAAGCCGCACGGTTCGCAACGGCCCTGGTCGCCCACGCGCGGATCCGTGGTGATCGCGGCGCATCGCCGGCACGTTCCCCCATCTGCCGCGGCGCCAGACCGCGTGCCGCTCAACAGCATTATAGAACCTGCACGATCGTGGAGATCCATCACACATGTGATATTGTACAGCAGGTGGGCGATGGCGGTTGATGCCGGGGGCGCGCTCTGCCCTACTCGCCCGCGGTGTCGGTCCCGCCTGACCGACCGGCACCGGGAGACCGCGCGGCAAGCGCGGCCCTGCTCGGGAGGAATGCCGATGTCGATCCGCCACGCGGCCGTCGCCGCGCGCCTCCTCGCCGCCACGCTGCTGCTCCCGGCCCTCGGCGGCGCGGCCCGGGCCGAAACCACCTCCGTCCGGATCGGCCTCCAGTACGGCCTCGTCTACCTGCCGGTGATGATCGCGCAGAGCGAGGGTCTCTTCGACAAGCGCGCCAAGGCCGCGGGGCTCGACGGCTTGTCGGTCACGCTGACGCGTTTCAGCGGCTCGACCGCGATGAACGACGCGCTGCTCTCCGACAGCGTCGAACTCGGCACCCTCGGCTCAGCCGGTGCCCAAATCGCCTGGGACAAGACCCGCGGGAGCCAGCAGATCAAGAGCCTCACCGCCCTGAGCTCGGTCGTCTACACGCTGTTCACCGGCAAGCCCGGCGTCGCCGCGTTGAAGGACTTCACCTTCGGCGACAAGATCGCGGTCCCGGCCTTCAACTCGCCCCAGGCGATCCTGCTGCGAGTTGCGGCGGCCCAGCAGCTCGGCGGATCGGCCAAGGCCGACGCGCTGATGGTGAGCCTGCCCCATCCGGACGCCACCGCGGCGATGCGCGCCGGACAGGGGATCGCCGGCTACTTCGCGACGCCACCCTTCACGCAGGTGCTGCAGGCCGATCCCAAGATCCGGACGGTCATGACCTCGACCGGCCTGATCGGCAGCGGCGACATCACCGCCGCGACCCTGAACGCGAAGCAGGGGTTCGTCGACGCGAACCCGAAGGTCGCGCAGGCGATCCGCGCCGGGATGGAGGATGCGGTGGCGCTGATCCGCAGCGACCCCAAGCGCGCGGCGTCGATCTATCTCGCCTCGGAGCAGGTTCAGATCGACCGCGCGCAAGTTGAGGCGATCCTGACCGACGGTTCCATCGTCTACGACGTGGCCCCGAAGGGAATGGTCGCCCTCGCCAAGGCGATGGCGACGCAGGGCTTCCTGCGGAAGGTGCCGGGCGACTGGCAGGAGATCTTCTTCCCCGGCCTCGAGGGCCGCGACGGCAGCTGAGCGCCGCGGATTCGGCACCGCCAGCCCGTCCCGCCGCTCAGGGAGCCCCGATGCACAGTTTCCGCTTCAGCGCCGAGCCGCTCCCGCCCGAGGCCGAGGCCGCCCGCGCGTCCGTCCGCGCCTTCCTCGACGCGGAACGGGCGGCCGGGCATTTCGTCCCGCACCGGACCTCGTGGACGACCTTCGACGCCGCCTTCAGCCGGCGCGCGGGGGCCGCGGGCCTCATCGGCCTGACCCTGCCGGAGGCCTATGGCGGCCACGGCCGCTCCGGCCTCGTCCGCTTCGTCGTCACCGAGGAGATGCTGGCGGCCGGCGCGCCCTGCGGCGCGCACTGGATCGCCGACCGCCAGTCGGGGCCGCAGATCCACCGGCACGGCACCGAGGCGGCCAAGCGGGCGATCCTGCCGCGAATCTGCCGGGGCGAATGCGCCTTCGGCATCGGCATGAGCGAGCCGAATTCCGGCTCGGACCTCGCCGCCGTCCGGACCCGCGCGGTGCGCGACGGCGACGGCTGGGTGATCAACGGCTCCAAGATCTGGACGACGAACGCCCATCAGGTCGATTACCTGCTGGCCCTCGTCCGGACCGGCGAGCCCGGGCCGGACCGGCACGGCGGGCTGACCCAGTTCATCGTCGACATGGCGGCCCCCGGGGTGACGGTCCGGCCGATCCTCGACCTGTCGGGCCATCACGAGTTCAACGAGGTGTTCTTCACCGATTACCGCGTCGCCGACGCGATGCGGGTCGGCGCCGAGGGCGCGGGCTGGGGCCTCGTCACGGAGGAACTCGCCTTCGAGCGCTCCGGGCCCGACCGGTTCCTGTCGGATTACCGGCTGCTCGTCGAACTCGTCGACCGGATCGGGCCGGAGCCGGACCGGTTCCAGGCGGTCGAGACCGGACGGATGGTGGCCCAGCTCACCGCGCTGCTGGGCATGTCGGCCTCGGTGGCCCGCCTCCTCGATCAGGGCGTCGTGCCGGGCGTCGAGGCGGCGCTGGTCAAGGATGTCGGCAACGGCTTCGAGCGCGCCGTGCCGGAGATCGCCCGGCGGCTCGTGCCGGTCGAGCCGAGTCTCACCGCGCAGGGCGACGCCTTCCGCGAGGCTTTGGGCGGCGTGACCCTGCGGGCGCCCTCCTTCACCCTGCGCGGCGGGACCCGCGAGGTCCTGCGCGGCGTCATCGCCCGGGGGCTGGGGCTGCGATGAGTCGGATGGACCACGCGGCGGAGGCCGGCGACCCGGTCGACGGGATCGTCCTCGATCAGGTCGAGCGGCTGCTCGCCCAGCACCTCACGCCGGCGCTGCTGGCGGCCTGCGACGGGGCCGCGGGCGCGACCGCAAGGGCGGCGGATCTCTGGCCGGCGGATCTCTGGACGGCGCTCGCCGAGAGCGGCCTGCCGCTGGCGCTGGTGCCCGAGGCGGAGGGCGGGATCGGTCTCGCCGCCACGACCGCGGCCCGGCTGATCCGGCGTTGCGGCCGGGCCGCCCTCCCCCTGCCCCTGCCGGAGACCGTCGCGGGCGCGGCGCTCTGGGCTGCCACGGGGGGACAGGTGGCCGAAGACGCCCTGTCGCTGGTCCCGGGCGGTGGCCCCGTGCGGATCGCGCCGCACGCGGAGGGGTTCGTCCTGGACGGCCGGGTCGCGCAGGTGCCCTGGGGCGGTTCGGTCGCGGCCCTGCTCCTTGACGCCGTCGACGCGGCCGGCATCCCGCACCTCGTGCGGATCGCCGCGCCCGGGACGCTCCGCGACACGCACCACAACCTCGCCGGCGAGCCGCGTGACACCCTCGATCTGACCGGCTGCATCGTCCCGGCCGCCGACGTCCGGGCCGCGCCGGGCTGGGCTGCCGGAGCGGGGGCGCCGTCCGTCGAATCCGTCGGCGCCTGGGTCCGGGCGCAGCAGATGGTGGGCGCCCTGGAGACCTGCCTCGGCTCGGCCCTCGCTCACGCCCAGGAGCGGCAGCAATTCGGCCGGCCGCTCGCCAAGTTCCAGGCGATCCAGCACATGCTGGCCGAGGCCGCGGGCCATGTCGCCGCCGCAACCGCAGCCGCCGACCTTGCCGCCGCCTGCTGGGGCGACCCGCGCTTCGTCCTCGCCACCGCCATCGCCAAGGCGCGCTGCGGCGAGGCGGCGGGCCACGTCGCGGCGATCGGCCACCAGATTCACGGGGCCATGGGCTTCACCCAGGAGCACCCGCTCCACCGCGCGACGCGGCGGCTGTGGTCCTGGCGCGACGAGTTCGGATCCGACGCCCTCTGGCAGGAGCGGATCGGGCGCGCGGTCTGCGCGGGCGGCGGCGCGGCCCTCTGGCCGATGCTGGTCCGGCTCCGGGGCGGCGCCGGCTGAGATGGGAGAACTGTTGTGCTGGATCACTCCGCCGAGACCCACCTCGCCGAGACGAACACGGCCGGCCCGCTCGCGGGCGTGCGGGTCGTCGACCTGACCAGCGTGATCATGGGGCCCTCGGCGACCCATATGCTGGCCGATCTCGGCGCCGACGTGATCAAGATCGAGACGCCGGAGGGCGATTCCTTCCGGCATTACCGGCCTGCCCGCGGCGCCGGGATGGGCGGCAACTTCCTGCACCTCAACCGCAACAAGCGCAGCGTCCGCCTCGACCTGAAGCGGCCGGCGGCGCGGGCCGCCCTCGACCGGCTGATCGCCACGGCCGACGTCCTCGTCCACTCCATGCGGCCCGACGCGATCCTGCGACTGGGCTACGGCTACGAGCGGGTGCGCGCACTCAGGCCCGACATCGTCTTCTGCGGCGCCTACGGGTTCGGGGCCGACGGCCCCTACGCCCATAAGGCGGCCTACGACGACCTGATCCAGGCGGGCTCGGGCCTCGCGGCGCTCCAGACCGCCGCGTACGGCCAGCCCGGCTACCTGCCCACGGTGCTGTGCGACAAGATCGCCGGACAGGCCATCGCCTGCGCGATCCTCGCCGCCCTCTACGAGCGCCGGGCCGGCGGCGGCGGGCAGGCGGTCGAGGTGCCGATGTTCGAGACCATGGTGGAGTTCAACTTCGTCGAGCACATGGTCGGCTACGCCTTCGAGCCGCCGCT from Methylobacterium oryzae includes the following:
- a CDS encoding acyl-CoA dehydrogenase family protein, which produces MDHAAEAGDPVDGIVLDQVERLLAQHLTPALLAACDGAAGATARAADLWPADLWTALAESGLPLALVPEAEGGIGLAATTAARLIRRCGRAALPLPLPETVAGAALWAATGGQVAEDALSLVPGGGPVRIAPHAEGFVLDGRVAQVPWGGSVAALLLDAVDAAGIPHLVRIAAPGTLRDTHHNLAGEPRDTLDLTGCIVPAADVRAAPGWAAGAGAPSVESVGAWVRAQQMVGALETCLGSALAHAQERQQFGRPLAKFQAIQHMLAEAAGHVAAATAAADLAAACWGDPRFVLATAIAKARCGEAAGHVAAIGHQIHGAMGFTQEHPLHRATRRLWSWRDEFGSDALWQERIGRAVCAGGGAALWPMLVRLRGGAG
- a CDS encoding CaiB/BaiF CoA transferase family protein; its protein translation is MLDHSAETHLAETNTAGPLAGVRVVDLTSVIMGPSATHMLADLGADVIKIETPEGDSFRHYRPARGAGMGGNFLHLNRNKRSVRLDLKRPAARAALDRLIATADVLVHSMRPDAILRLGYGYERVRALRPDIVFCGAYGFGADGPYAHKAAYDDLIQAGSGLAALQTAAYGQPGYLPTVLCDKIAGQAIACAILAALYERRAGGGGQAVEVPMFETMVEFNFVEHMVGYAFEPPLGPPGFNRVLSPRRKPYRTRDGHACILPYSDRNWRDFFIHTGRLEFVDDPRFAPLAVRVENIEILYALVEEEAPRRTTAEWVAFCDSVSIPCMPVLGLEDLPEDAHLKAVGFFGSAEHPSEGRYRTMRRPVSFSGSRFAIRRHAPRLGEHTAEVLAEAGLEPAEIAALMDAPDKPDTAPLEAAR